The following proteins are encoded in a genomic region of Sulfurimonas sp. HSL3-7:
- a CDS encoding class II aldolase and adducin N-terminal domain-containing protein: MNKLRLKQQLASFALSMFRKDFYGIYHGAISAKTENNRFVINTRESIFDAITNEQLIELYFAKDYRWNNASVDAGIHKGIYDHITDAKFITFTMPPFTTAFSLERNLIIPKDYFGYKELGQIAIYDPKNFDDWYERAITEIPKYFLTERTNIMIIRGYGVYAYNRDLHAMAKQLAILEKSCRLLMLDKEDSAMGLDY; encoded by the coding sequence ATGAACAAGCTACGATTAAAACAACAACTTGCCTCTTTTGCCCTCTCGATGTTCCGAAAAGATTTTTACGGGATCTATCATGGTGCTATTTCTGCCAAAACAGAGAACAACCGTTTTGTTATCAACACCCGAGAAAGTATCTTCGATGCCATTACGAATGAGCAGCTTATCGAGCTCTATTTTGCAAAAGACTATCGTTGGAACAACGCCAGTGTCGATGCAGGCATTCATAAAGGGATCTATGATCATATCACGGATGCCAAATTCATCACATTTACCATGCCGCCTTTTACAACCGCCTTTTCTCTTGAACGCAACCTGATCATCCCAAAAGACTATTTCGGCTACAAAGAGCTAGGGCAGATCGCCATCTATGATCCCAAAAACTTTGATGACTGGTACGAGCGCGCTATTACGGAGATACCCAAATATTTTCTGACAGAACGCACCAATATCATGATCATACGCGGCTACGGTGTCTATGCATACAACCGCGATCTTCATGCAATGGCAAAACAGCTGGCTATTTTAGAAAAGAGTTGCCGCTTATTGATGTTGGACAAAGAAGATAGTGCAATGGGGCTTGATTATTAA
- a CDS encoding DUF4430 domain-containing protein yields MGISTALLRALITSVLFVLLPSALCASPDKTAKPSHLETQKSITVEIDYGGLRPARSVKTSYVEGMSALQLLQQVAEVKTHKVGAFVFVRSIDKIKSERGKMGWFYSIDGVAAKTLAKSRLLENAKEMKWSYQVEACY; encoded by the coding sequence ATGGGTATTTCAACCGCGTTACTCCGGGCATTGATCACCTCGGTACTGTTCGTTCTTCTGCCTTCGGCGCTCTGCGCATCGCCTGATAAAACAGCGAAACCGTCGCACCTTGAAACCCAAAAAAGTATCACGGTCGAGATCGATTACGGCGGGCTTCGTCCCGCAAGAAGCGTCAAAACCTCATATGTTGAGGGGATGAGCGCCCTACAGCTTTTGCAGCAGGTTGCCGAGGTGAAAACACATAAGGTCGGTGCTTTCGTATTTGTCCGATCGATTGACAAGATCAAAAGCGAACGCGGTAAGATGGGATGGTTTTACAGTATCGACGGTGTAGCGGCCAAGACGCTTGCAAAGAGCCGTCTTCTCGAAAATGCGAAAGAGATGAAGTGGTCCTACCAGGTAGAAGCCTGCTATTAG
- a CDS encoding YebC/PmpR family DNA-binding transcriptional regulator, which yields MGRAFEYRKAAKMKRWGNMSRVFPKLAKSIEKAAKEGGGDPDMNPKLRTAILNAKAENMPKDNIEAAIKRAIGKDAKDMLEVTFEGKGPHGSLIFVECLTDNNTRTVANVKNHINKNGGEMLNNGSLDFMFSRKSIFEFDLPEGMDVEELELELIDAGLEEIEEEEGECIVHADYTDFGNMSQKFDELGIELKKATLERIANTPISLNEEQMEEVQKIIDKLEDDEDVQAVYTNIE from the coding sequence ATGGGTAGAGCCTTTGAATACCGTAAAGCAGCCAAGATGAAGCGTTGGGGGAACATGTCCCGTGTTTTCCCAAAATTGGCAAAATCGATTGAAAAAGCGGCAAAAGAGGGCGGCGGCGATCCCGACATGAACCCGAAACTCCGTACGGCGATCTTGAACGCCAAAGCGGAGAACATGCCCAAGGACAACATCGAAGCGGCGATCAAACGTGCCATCGGCAAAGATGCCAAGGATATGCTTGAGGTGACCTTTGAGGGCAAAGGACCGCACGGTTCACTGATCTTCGTCGAGTGTCTGACGGACAACAACACCCGTACGGTTGCCAACGTCAAGAACCACATCAACAAAAACGGCGGCGAGATGCTGAACAACGGTTCACTCGACTTTATGTTCTCGCGCAAATCGATCTTCGAGTTTGATCTTCCGGAAGGAATGGATGTTGAAGAGCTGGAACTTGAGCTCATCGACGCCGGCCTTGAAGAGATCGAAGAGGAAGAGGGCGAGTGTATTGTTCATGCCGACTATACGGACTTCGGGAACATGAGCCAGAAATTCGACGAACTGGGGATCGAGCTTAAAAAAGCGACCCTCGAGCGTATTGCCAACACGCCTATCTCCCTGAACGAAGAGCAGATGGAAGAGGTACAGAAGATCATCGACAAGCTTGAAGACGACGAAGACGTTCAGGCTGTCTATACCAACATAGAGTAG
- a CDS encoding YwbE family protein, translating to MMDGKERRNIRSGMSVAIVLKQDQETGRLTDGIVRDILTKSASHPHGIKVRLMSGEVGRVKEIY from the coding sequence ATGATGGACGGAAAAGAGCGCAGGAACATCCGAAGCGGCATGAGCGTTGCCATCGTCCTCAAGCAGGACCAGGAGACTGGGCGCCTGACCGACGGCATCGTCCGTGATATCCTGACCAAGTCCGCCAGCCACCCCCACGGCATCAAAGTCCGTCTGATGAGCGGCGAAGTCGGACGGGTCAAAGAGATCTATTAG